One genomic segment of Actinoplanes ianthinogenes includes these proteins:
- a CDS encoding transglycosylase SLT domain-containing protein, with product MKVRLFAAVAVLVVAAGCGFGGKDDKASGSAPTVAVTSESPVPEESPTPEPEETTTAPAPKPSKTSSKPKKTTSSPTPTGPVNNFEVSACSTKKGTAVSKTKVKAALKAAAGKTYWTHEAPQLKLNYPLVKAIAWHESGWQTNVFNCDGGQGLMQLMPDTVSMINDRFGLSYDVSGYQQNATAGANYLAWLTRYMSQKAFNEDKVFDLSPRKCKTHSSWCLLNLVISAYQFGPGDVLANAKTKKLPNPGYVDSVRSLMADCFCDTY from the coding sequence ATGAAGGTGCGGTTGTTCGCCGCGGTGGCGGTGCTGGTGGTGGCCGCGGGCTGCGGGTTCGGCGGTAAGGACGACAAGGCGTCGGGCTCGGCGCCGACGGTGGCGGTGACGTCCGAGTCGCCGGTCCCGGAGGAGTCGCCCACCCCGGAGCCGGAGGAGACGACCACGGCGCCCGCGCCGAAACCGTCGAAGACCAGCAGCAAGCCGAAGAAGACCACGTCGTCGCCGACGCCGACCGGCCCGGTGAACAACTTCGAGGTGTCGGCGTGCTCCACCAAGAAGGGCACCGCGGTCTCCAAGACCAAGGTGAAGGCGGCGCTGAAGGCGGCGGCCGGCAAGACCTACTGGACGCACGAGGCGCCCCAGCTCAAGCTGAACTATCCGCTGGTCAAGGCGATCGCCTGGCACGAGAGCGGCTGGCAGACCAACGTCTTCAACTGTGACGGCGGGCAGGGCCTGATGCAGCTGATGCCGGACACGGTCAGCATGATCAACGACCGGTTCGGGCTGAGTTACGACGTGTCGGGTTACCAGCAGAACGCGACCGCCGGGGCGAACTATCTCGCCTGGCTGACCCGCTACATGTCGCAGAAGGCGTTCAACGAGGACAAGGTCTTCGACCTCAGTCCGCGCAAGTGCAAGACACACAGCTCGTGGTGCCTGCTGAACCTGGTGATCTCGGCGTACCAGTTCGGCCCCGGTGACGTGCTGGCGAACGCGAAGACCAAGAAGCTGCCGAACCCGGGGTACGTCGACTCGGTGCGCTCGCTGATGGCGGACTGCTTCTGCGACACCTACTGA
- a CDS encoding maleylpyruvate isomerase family mycothiol-dependent enzyme, translated as MTIDPLVLMTDVEQATETLLRTVGGFDDPVIGEPSALPGWTVGHVLTHLARNADALTNLLTWARTGVETPAYPSREARDAAIEAGAGRPLAEQLADLRAAHERFADAAAAMPAAAWTFSYPAMVPSAAVVPWARLREVEVHHVDLGRGYTPAEWSDAFALRLLREIAGDLPASAPPMVLHPAGVEHPLVIGSADGPAIGGPTRSIAAWLAGRADGADLTVSPDGELPQPVQWK; from the coding sequence GTGACGATCGACCCGCTGGTCCTGATGACCGACGTGGAGCAGGCCACCGAGACGCTGCTGCGGACCGTCGGGGGTTTCGACGACCCGGTGATCGGTGAGCCGTCCGCGCTGCCCGGCTGGACCGTCGGGCACGTGCTCACCCACCTGGCCCGCAACGCCGACGCCCTGACGAACCTGTTGACCTGGGCGCGGACCGGGGTCGAGACTCCGGCGTACCCGTCCCGCGAGGCCCGGGACGCGGCGATCGAGGCCGGCGCCGGGCGGCCCCTGGCCGAGCAGCTCGCCGACCTCCGGGCCGCGCACGAGCGGTTCGCCGACGCGGCCGCCGCGATGCCGGCCGCCGCCTGGACGTTCTCGTATCCGGCGATGGTCCCGTCCGCGGCCGTGGTGCCGTGGGCCCGGCTGCGCGAGGTCGAGGTGCACCACGTCGACCTGGGCCGCGGCTACACCCCGGCGGAGTGGTCGGACGCGTTCGCGCTGCGGCTGCTCCGCGAGATCGCCGGTGACCTGCCGGCCTCGGCGCCGCCGATGGTGCTGCACCCGGCCGGGGTGGAGCACCCGTTGGTGATCGGCTCGGCGGACGGCCCGGCGATCGGCGGCCCGACCCGCTCGATCGCGGCGTGGCTGGCCGGCCGCGCCGACGGCGCCGACCTGACCGTCTCGCCGGACGGCGAGCTTCCCCAGCCCGTGCAGTGGAAATGA
- a CDS encoding aspartate/glutamate racemase family protein: protein MLIRVINPNTTASMTALIEASARAVAGPGVVVEGITPAMGPASIESHYDEALAVPGLLAAVAAGERDGADGYVIACFGDPGLDAAREIAAGPVVGIAEAAMHAATLLGRGFSVVTTLSRTTGRARDLAHRYAPAGACKGVWPCDIPVLDLDGDPTVLPRVATVAREALARDGSDVIVLGCAGMAALCAGLSAELGVPVIDGVAAGTLLVQSLLTLGLRTSRRDEYAPPPPKPYTGLLAGFVQPGRDASRQGGVRAKEVL from the coding sequence ATGCTGATCCGCGTCATCAACCCCAACACCACGGCGTCGATGACCGCGCTGATCGAGGCGAGCGCCCGGGCCGTCGCCGGCCCGGGCGTCGTCGTCGAAGGGATCACCCCGGCGATGGGCCCGGCCTCGATCGAGAGCCACTACGACGAGGCTCTGGCGGTGCCCGGCCTGCTGGCGGCGGTCGCGGCGGGGGAGCGGGACGGCGCCGACGGCTACGTGATCGCCTGCTTCGGTGACCCCGGCCTGGACGCGGCCCGGGAGATCGCCGCCGGGCCGGTGGTCGGCATCGCCGAGGCCGCGATGCATGCGGCCACGCTGCTCGGTCGCGGTTTCAGCGTCGTGACAACCCTTTCCCGTACGACCGGCCGCGCGCGCGACCTGGCCCACCGGTACGCCCCGGCCGGCGCCTGCAAGGGCGTCTGGCCCTGTGACATCCCGGTCCTGGACCTGGACGGCGACCCCACCGTCCTGCCCCGGGTCGCGACCGTGGCCCGCGAGGCCCTGGCCCGCGACGGCTCCGACGTGATCGTCCTGGGCTGCGCCGGCATGGCCGCCCTCTGCGCCGGCCTCTCCGCGGAACTCGGCGTCCCGGTCATCGACGGCGTCGCCGCCGGGACCCTCCTGGTCCAGTCGCTGCTCACGCTCGGACTACGAACGTCCCGCCGCGACGAGTACGCTCCACCCCCGCCCAAGCCCTACACCGGACTGCTGGCCGGCTTCGTGCAACCTGGGCGAGACGCGAGTCGTCAGGGAGGTGTGAGAGCGAAGGAGGTCTTGTGA
- a CDS encoding GntR family transcriptional regulator produces the protein MSAPRRRSALLARLADRPAGSTPSAIVDELRVIILHGQVPPGSAIPVDAVAAAFGVSRIPVREALMTLIGEGLVDHRTNGGYRVAMMTAREFGEIYLVREALESAALRAAVAQATEEDDRQARSALRALDAAIEADDKGTAYHRESRRFHLALISPCRMRRLLHMLEAAWNMTEPLRPMSQLRAAERELLHADHAGMLAAFLRRDADALARVCADHHHRLQGFISALPQHTGLFAEGD, from the coding sequence ATGTCCGCTCCGCGACGTCGTTCCGCGCTGCTGGCCCGCCTGGCCGACCGGCCGGCCGGCAGCACGCCGAGCGCGATCGTGGACGAGTTGCGGGTGATCATCCTGCACGGTCAGGTGCCGCCCGGCTCGGCGATTCCGGTGGACGCGGTCGCGGCGGCCTTCGGGGTGAGCCGCATCCCGGTCCGGGAGGCGCTGATGACCCTGATCGGCGAGGGGCTGGTGGATCATCGGACGAACGGCGGCTACCGGGTGGCGATGATGACGGCCCGTGAGTTCGGCGAGATCTACCTGGTCCGGGAGGCGCTCGAGTCGGCGGCGCTGCGCGCGGCGGTGGCCCAGGCCACCGAGGAGGACGACCGGCAGGCACGGTCCGCGCTGCGGGCGCTGGACGCGGCGATCGAGGCCGACGACAAGGGTACGGCGTACCACCGGGAGAGTCGCCGGTTCCATCTCGCCCTGATCAGCCCGTGCCGGATGCGCCGCCTGCTGCACATGCTGGAGGCGGCGTGGAACATGACCGAGCCGCTGCGCCCGATGTCCCAGCTGCGCGCCGCGGAGCGGGAGCTGCTGCACGCCGATCACGCCGGGATGCTCGCCGCGTTCCTGCGCCGCGACGCCGACGCGCTCGCGCGGGTGTGCGCCGACCATCATCACCGTCTGCAGGGGTTCATCTCCGCATTGCCGCAGCACACCGGACTTTTCGCCGAGGGAGACTGA
- a CDS encoding SigE family RNA polymerase sigma factor, translating to MRSERDEQFHRFVVSRRSGLVRTATLLTAGDAHLAEDLVQSTLTKLYVAWPAFQRADNPDGYLRRVLVNALTDERRRWWRRREESMADVPDQPAAEPVVPGELADGLRVALKQLPPRMRAALVFRYFYDLDVADTADALGCSEGTVKSQTARALDRLRAVIGPSLTTAHR from the coding sequence GTGAGAAGCGAGCGCGACGAACAATTCCACCGCTTCGTGGTGTCCCGGAGATCCGGCCTGGTGCGCACAGCCACCCTGCTGACGGCGGGGGACGCGCACCTGGCGGAGGATCTGGTCCAGTCGACGCTGACCAAGCTGTACGTGGCCTGGCCGGCGTTCCAGCGGGCCGACAATCCGGACGGATACCTGCGCCGCGTGCTGGTCAACGCATTGACGGACGAGCGGCGGCGCTGGTGGCGGCGACGGGAGGAGTCGATGGCAGACGTGCCCGACCAGCCCGCGGCCGAGCCGGTGGTCCCCGGGGAGCTGGCCGACGGGTTGCGCGTGGCCCTGAAGCAGCTGCCACCCCGGATGCGGGCGGCGCTGGTCTTCCGTTACTTCTACGACCTCGACGTCGCCGACACCGCCGACGCCCTCGGCTGCTCCGAGGGAACGGTGAAGAGCCAGACCGCCCGGGCCCTCGACCGGCTCCGGGCCGTCATCGGCCCATCGCTGACCACCGCCCATCGCTGA
- a CDS encoding NCS1 family nucleobase:cation symporter-1, with translation MADTIPGAQHEDLVEAAGMPVGSGVIKPEYDPRLTNQDLAPLRKQTWGSYNIFAFWMSDVHSVGGYVTAGSLFALGLSSWQVLVSLVVGITIVYFFCNLVAKPSQVTGVPYPVINRAAFGVLGANVPAIIRGSIAVAWYGIQTYLASAALDVVVLKIWPDLAPWADVDQHGFLGLPLLGWCTYALLWVLQAAVFWTGMEAIRKFIDFCGPAVYVVMFALTGYLIYKAGWSAINLSLGEVKYTGLAAVPVMLGAIALVVSYFSGPMLNFGDFSRYGKSFRAVKIGNFLGLPVNFLMFSILTVVTSSLTIPVFGELITDPVATVSRIDSTFAIVLGALTFTIATIGINIVANFISPAFDFSNVSPQRISWRAGGMIAAVGSVLITPWNLYNNPDVIHYTLETLGAFIGPLFGVLIADYYLVRKQRVDVAAMFTMSPAGKYHYKKGYHPPAIAATAIGAVVAVVPVLWTGGPHMHTVAQYSWFVGCGLGFLIYLGLAKKPA, from the coding sequence ATGGCTGACACCATTCCCGGAGCACAGCACGAGGACCTGGTCGAGGCCGCCGGCATGCCGGTCGGCAGCGGCGTCATCAAACCTGAATACGACCCCCGCCTGACGAACCAGGACCTCGCGCCGCTGCGGAAGCAGACGTGGGGCTCCTACAACATCTTCGCTTTCTGGATGTCCGACGTGCACAGTGTCGGCGGGTACGTCACCGCTGGCTCCCTGTTCGCGCTCGGCCTGTCGAGCTGGCAGGTGCTGGTCTCGCTGGTCGTCGGCATCACGATCGTCTACTTCTTCTGCAATCTGGTGGCCAAGCCCAGCCAGGTGACCGGGGTGCCCTACCCGGTGATCAACCGGGCCGCGTTCGGGGTGCTCGGGGCGAACGTCCCGGCCATCATCCGCGGCTCGATCGCGGTCGCCTGGTACGGCATCCAGACCTACCTGGCCTCGGCGGCGCTGGACGTCGTCGTCCTCAAGATCTGGCCGGACCTGGCCCCGTGGGCGGACGTCGACCAGCACGGCTTCCTGGGTCTTCCGCTCCTCGGCTGGTGCACCTACGCGCTGCTCTGGGTGTTGCAGGCGGCGGTGTTCTGGACCGGCATGGAGGCGATCCGCAAGTTCATCGACTTCTGCGGCCCGGCCGTCTACGTGGTGATGTTCGCGCTGACCGGCTACCTGATCTACAAGGCCGGGTGGAGCGCGATCAACCTCAGTCTCGGTGAGGTGAAGTACACCGGACTGGCGGCCGTCCCGGTCATGCTGGGCGCGATCGCCCTGGTCGTGTCGTACTTCTCGGGGCCGATGCTGAACTTCGGTGACTTCTCGCGATACGGCAAGAGCTTCCGGGCGGTGAAGATCGGCAACTTCCTGGGGCTGCCGGTCAACTTCCTGATGTTCAGCATCCTGACCGTGGTCACATCGTCGCTGACCATCCCGGTCTTCGGCGAGCTGATCACCGACCCGGTCGCGACGGTGTCCCGGATCGACAGCACCTTCGCGATCGTCCTGGGCGCGCTGACCTTCACCATCGCCACCATCGGCATCAACATCGTGGCCAACTTCATCTCGCCGGCCTTCGACTTCTCCAACGTCAGTCCGCAACGGATCAGCTGGCGGGCCGGCGGCATGATCGCCGCGGTCGGCTCGGTGCTGATCACCCCGTGGAATCTGTACAACAACCCGGACGTCATCCACTACACCCTGGAGACGCTGGGCGCCTTCATCGGCCCGCTGTTCGGGGTGCTCATCGCCGACTACTACCTGGTCCGTAAGCAGCGGGTGGACGTGGCCGCGATGTTCACCATGTCGCCCGCGGGCAAGTACCACTACAAGAAGGGCTATCACCCGCCGGCGATCGCCGCGACCGCGATCGGCGCGGTCGTCGCGGTGGTGCCGGTGCTCTGGACCGGCGGGCCGCACATGCACACGGTCGCTCAGTACAGCTGGTTCGTCGGCTGCGGGCTGGGCTTCCTGATCTACCTCGGTCTCGCCAAAAAGCCAGCCTGA
- a CDS encoding ATP-dependent Clp protease proteolytic subunit, with protein MTMRHDPSRWGFPVQPPLPPEPGPAFPGWLEERLFDQRIVMIRGQLTSEVATGISAALLTLDAAGQAPIQLHVACPGGELSAALAVVDVIDALVSPVHALVTAEAGGAALAVLAAADRRAGYRHARFKLAEPRAAGVNGTADEVAAAAGQHLRELEEVVVRLAEVTGRPRSRVEDDLSAGRSLNAAEALEYGLLDEVISPKAR; from the coding sequence ATGACCATGCGACACGATCCGTCCCGGTGGGGCTTCCCGGTGCAGCCGCCGCTCCCGCCGGAGCCCGGTCCCGCGTTCCCCGGGTGGCTTGAGGAGCGGCTCTTCGACCAGCGCATCGTGATGATCCGCGGCCAGCTCACCAGCGAGGTGGCGACCGGCATCTCGGCCGCCCTGCTCACCCTGGACGCGGCCGGTCAGGCGCCGATCCAGCTGCACGTGGCCTGCCCGGGCGGCGAGCTGAGCGCCGCGCTCGCCGTGGTCGACGTGATCGACGCGCTGGTGTCGCCGGTGCACGCGCTGGTCACCGCGGAGGCGGGCGGGGCGGCGCTGGCCGTGCTGGCCGCCGCGGACCGCCGGGCGGGTTACCGGCACGCCCGGTTCAAGCTGGCCGAGCCGCGGGCCGCCGGGGTGAACGGGACCGCCGACGAGGTGGCCGCCGCGGCCGGGCAGCACCTGCGGGAGCTGGAGGAGGTCGTGGTCCGGCTGGCCGAGGTGACCGGGCGGCCGCGCAGCCGGGTGGAGGACGACCTGTCCGCGGGGCGGAGCCTGAACGCCGCGGAGGCGCTGGAGTACGGACTGCTCGACGAGGTGATCTCGCCGAAGGCGCGCTGA
- the rsgA gene encoding ribosome small subunit-dependent GTPase A, which produces MSSFDLSQLGWDETFASSFRRYDRSDTVPGRVLRADRGISTVLTAGGVTRAGLGGNALLEAARDPALLPCAGDWVVLRTWPDRRVTLELVLPRRTTLIRRTAGKDASGQVLAANMDTVAVVEPIFPEPSDARVERLLALAWESGADPLLVLTKSDTTAAPEAVARQLAELAPGVPVIPVSVQRGRGLDRLREFVTPGRTLALLGRSGAGKSTLANALAGTAVMPVQAIRDADGKGRHTTAYRNLVPLPGGGAVIDTPGIRGVGLLDTESGLDRAFADVAELAGQCRFDDCGHDAEPGCAVQAALVDGTLPPRRLASWRKLHREVAVESRRRSVRLATAPRRRHH; this is translated from the coding sequence ATGTCGTCGTTCGACCTGTCCCAGCTCGGCTGGGACGAGACCTTCGCATCCTCGTTCCGTCGCTACGACCGTTCCGACACCGTCCCCGGCCGGGTGCTCCGCGCCGACCGCGGGATCAGCACCGTCCTCACCGCCGGCGGCGTGACCCGCGCCGGCCTGGGTGGGAACGCGCTGCTGGAGGCCGCCCGCGACCCCGCCCTGCTGCCCTGTGCCGGCGACTGGGTCGTGCTGCGCACCTGGCCCGACCGCCGGGTCACTCTCGAACTGGTCCTGCCCCGCCGCACCACCCTGATCCGGCGCACCGCCGGCAAGGACGCGTCCGGGCAGGTGCTCGCCGCCAACATGGACACCGTCGCGGTGGTCGAGCCGATCTTCCCCGAGCCCAGCGACGCCCGGGTGGAGCGCCTGCTCGCCCTGGCCTGGGAGTCCGGCGCCGACCCGCTGCTGGTGCTCACCAAGAGCGACACCACCGCGGCGCCGGAGGCGGTGGCCCGGCAGCTCGCCGAGCTGGCCCCGGGCGTGCCGGTCATCCCGGTCAGCGTGCAACGCGGCCGGGGCCTCGACCGGCTTCGCGAGTTCGTCACCCCGGGCCGCACGCTGGCCCTGCTCGGCCGGTCCGGGGCCGGCAAGTCGACGCTGGCCAACGCGCTCGCGGGCACCGCGGTCATGCCGGTGCAGGCGATCCGCGACGCCGACGGCAAGGGCCGGCACACCACGGCGTACCGGAATCTCGTCCCGCTTCCGGGCGGCGGCGCGGTGATCGACACCCCGGGCATCCGGGGTGTCGGCCTGCTCGACACCGAGTCCGGCCTGGACCGGGCGTTCGCCGACGTCGCCGAGCTGGCCGGGCAGTGCCGCTTCGACGACTGCGGGCACGACGCCGAGCCGGGCTGCGCGGTGCAGGCCGCGCTCGTCGACGGCACGCTGCCGCCGCGCCGCCTGGCCAGCTGGCGCAAGCTGCACCGGGAGGTCGCGGTGGAGAGCAGGCGCCGCTCGGTCCGTCTGGCGACGGCCCCACGCCGGCGTCATCACTGA
- a CDS encoding uL11 family ribosomal protein, with protein MPPKKKTHEVTLALEAGNAAMVDLGKMLGPTGANMRAVKVEYDEATAKNRGEIIPVIVSVYEDRSHTLAYKTPPTSFLIRKALGIQSGASNPLTQTVGTLSAQQVKEIAERKLPDLNANDMDAAIQIVSGTARSMGVKVAS; from the coding sequence ATGCCTCCCAAGAAGAAGACCCATGAGGTAACCCTCGCGCTTGAGGCGGGTAACGCCGCGATGGTCGACCTCGGTAAGATGCTCGGTCCGACCGGCGCCAACATGCGCGCCGTCAAGGTCGAGTACGACGAGGCCACCGCGAAGAACCGGGGCGAGATCATCCCGGTCATCGTGTCGGTCTACGAGGACCGTAGCCACACGCTGGCCTACAAGACCCCGCCGACCAGCTTCCTGATCCGCAAGGCTCTGGGGATCCAGTCGGGCGCGTCGAACCCGCTGACCCAGACCGTGGGCACGCTCAGCGCCCAGCAGGTCAAGGAGATCGCGGAGCGCAAGCTGCCCGACCTCAACGCGAACGACATGGACGCCGCGATTCAGATCGTGAGCGGCACCGCGCGTTCGATGGGCGTCAAGGTCGCCTCCTGA
- a CDS encoding alpha/beta fold hydrolase, with translation MSSIEVARIAHRFAEVDGVQVFYRETGPADAPVLLLLHGFPSASHQFRRLFDVLGTRYRLIAPDCPGFGHTRAPDDFTYSFERLADVVEGFVDAIGLERFFLYLFDFGGPVGLRLATRRPGAVAGLIAQNANSYQEGLSDLARGMIAGTAEQAREILVLPVTRGQYEGGVADPAFVAPDGWTLDQHFLDQPGRKDAQVALALDYHSNVAQYPVWQRWLAERRPPALILWGRNDAFFPEAGAWAYRRDLPEAEVHVFDTGHFALEDHLPEIAPLIADFLDRGSSRLAAIGASGDLGGPAVMR, from the coding sequence ATGAGTTCGATCGAGGTTGCCCGGATCGCGCACCGGTTCGCCGAGGTGGACGGCGTGCAGGTGTTCTATCGCGAGACCGGGCCCGCCGATGCGCCCGTGCTGCTCCTGCTGCACGGTTTCCCGTCCGCGTCGCACCAGTTCCGGCGGCTGTTCGACGTGCTCGGTACCCGGTATCGGCTGATCGCGCCGGACTGTCCCGGCTTCGGGCACACCCGGGCGCCGGACGACTTCACCTACTCGTTCGAGCGTCTCGCCGACGTGGTCGAGGGCTTCGTCGACGCGATCGGGCTGGAGCGCTTCTTCCTCTATCTCTTCGACTTCGGCGGGCCGGTCGGGCTGCGGCTGGCCACCCGGCGGCCGGGAGCGGTCGCCGGGCTGATCGCGCAGAACGCCAACAGCTACCAGGAGGGGCTGTCGGACCTGGCCCGGGGCATGATCGCCGGGACCGCGGAGCAGGCGCGGGAGATCCTGGTGCTCCCGGTGACCCGGGGGCAGTACGAGGGTGGCGTCGCCGACCCGGCCTTCGTCGCGCCGGATGGATGGACCCTGGACCAGCACTTCCTCGACCAGCCCGGGCGCAAGGACGCGCAGGTGGCGCTGGCGCTGGACTACCACTCGAACGTCGCGCAGTACCCGGTGTGGCAGCGGTGGCTGGCCGAGCGGCGGCCGCCCGCGCTGATCTTGTGGGGGCGTAACGACGCGTTCTTCCCGGAGGCGGGGGCTTGGGCGTATCGGCGGGATCTGCCCGAGGCCGAGGTGCACGTCTTCGACACCGGGCACTTCGCGCTGGAGGATCACCTGCCGGAGATCGCGCCGCTGATCGCGGACTTCCTGGACCGCGGCTCGTCGAGGCTCGCCGCGATCGGCGCGTCCGGCGATCTCGGCGGGCCCGCGGTCATGAGGTGA
- a CDS encoding MBL fold metallo-hydrolase has protein sequence MTADYTGDAPGTRDLGGGLTLTKVSVGPMDNNAYLLSAGAEQLLIDAANDAPALLKLIGDAGLATVVTTHQHQDHWFALSEVVEATGAASLAHAADAGALPVVTRTLQDGDTVTVGGHSLEVIHVVGHTPGSVVLAYQEPDGGRVHLFTGDSLFPGGVGNTRGVKENFESLINDVERKLFDRFPDDTWFYPGHGKDSTLGAERPHLAEWRERGW, from the coding sequence ATGACCGCGGACTACACCGGCGACGCCCCCGGCACCCGTGATCTCGGCGGCGGCCTGACCCTGACCAAGGTGTCGGTCGGCCCGATGGACAACAACGCGTACCTGCTGAGCGCCGGCGCCGAGCAGCTGCTCATCGACGCCGCGAACGACGCTCCCGCGCTGCTGAAACTGATCGGCGACGCGGGCCTGGCCACGGTGGTGACCACGCACCAGCACCAGGACCACTGGTTCGCGCTGTCCGAGGTGGTCGAGGCGACCGGGGCGGCGTCGCTGGCCCACGCGGCGGACGCCGGCGCGCTGCCGGTGGTGACCCGCACCCTCCAGGACGGCGACACGGTCACGGTGGGCGGGCACTCCCTGGAGGTGATCCACGTGGTGGGGCACACACCGGGGTCGGTGGTGCTGGCGTACCAGGAGCCGGACGGCGGCCGGGTCCACCTGTTCACCGGGGACAGCCTGTTCCCGGGCGGCGTGGGCAACACCCGCGGTGTGAAGGAGAACTTCGAATCCCTGATCAACGACGTGGAGCGCAAACTGTTCGACCGCTTCCCGGACGACACGTGGTTCTACCCGGGCCACGGCAAGGACTCGACGCTGGGCGCCGAGCGCCCCCACCTCGCCGAGTGGCGCGAACGCGGCTGGTGA
- a CDS encoding TetR/AcrR family transcriptional regulator yields MQDDSRLQGTRRPGGRTARTRAAVFEAAMAELAENGYAGTRIEAVATRAGVALSTVYRRWGNLDGLIQDLVDEITVELPIPDTGTLEGDLTEVARIIVGLHRHPVHRPWLDALIMTAVRDPASRHTLTETIRVRIKRAATVVDRAVERAEIPAGTCADEAVRMLAAPFYYRIYISGEPIEEDLPERTAARVLAAIRAGTVRSGG; encoded by the coding sequence ATGCAAGACGATTCTCGTTTACAGGGCACGCGACGGCCCGGCGGGCGGACGGCACGCACCCGGGCCGCGGTCTTCGAGGCGGCCATGGCCGAGCTCGCGGAGAACGGGTACGCCGGCACCCGGATCGAGGCCGTCGCCACCCGGGCCGGCGTCGCGCTCTCCACGGTGTACCGGCGCTGGGGCAACCTCGACGGGCTGATCCAGGACCTGGTCGACGAGATCACCGTGGAGCTGCCCATCCCGGACACCGGCACGCTGGAGGGCGACCTCACCGAGGTGGCGCGGATCATCGTCGGGCTGCATCGGCACCCGGTCCACCGCCCCTGGCTGGACGCGCTGATCATGACGGCGGTGCGCGACCCCGCCTCCCGCCACACCCTCACCGAGACCATCCGGGTCCGGATCAAGCGGGCCGCCACGGTGGTGGATCGGGCCGTGGAGCGCGCCGAGATCCCCGCCGGCACCTGCGCCGACGAGGCCGTCCGGATGCTCGCCGCGCCGTTCTACTACCGCATCTACATCAGCGGCGAGCCGATCGAGGAGGACCTGCCGGAGCGCACCGCGGCCCGGGTGCTGGCGGCGATCCGGGCCGGCACGGTGCGGTCAGGCGGATAG